The following are encoded in a window of Rhizobium sp. 11515TR genomic DNA:
- a CDS encoding TetR family transcriptional regulator, which yields MAKNVDSAVKEGRRERKRRQTRERIEAAALKLFLERGFEATTIEDITEAADVSKRSFFDYFPSKEEVVAAWQDGFARELIGAVAAQPEDASVVDVIETAVNSALRAAIADPQSLALAALIHNTPTLQARDQLKYAKLEKKLADALFTRGSGSQEERLRLGMLAAAVVTMLRIGSERWMQSPQDVSVEQFARNLFDELWATLADLGKQVQRRA from the coding sequence ATGGCGAAAAATGTCGATAGCGCGGTAAAGGAAGGCCGGCGCGAGCGTAAGCGCCGTCAAACCCGCGAACGCATCGAAGCCGCCGCCCTGAAACTTTTTCTCGAGCGCGGCTTCGAGGCCACCACCATCGAGGACATCACGGAAGCTGCCGATGTTTCCAAGCGCAGCTTCTTCGATTACTTCCCCAGCAAGGAAGAGGTGGTTGCCGCCTGGCAGGATGGTTTTGCCCGCGAGCTGATCGGCGCGGTTGCCGCCCAGCCCGAAGACGCGTCGGTCGTCGACGTCATCGAGACGGCCGTCAATTCTGCCCTTCGTGCGGCCATCGCCGATCCGCAAAGCCTTGCTCTGGCTGCTCTCATCCACAATACGCCGACGCTTCAAGCCCGCGATCAACTGAAATATGCCAAGCTGGAGAAGAAGCTTGCGGATGCCCTGTTTACCCGTGGCAGCGGCAGCCAGGAGGAGCGTCTTCGCCTTGGCATGCTTGCGGCCGCTGTCGTGACGATGCTGCGCATTGGCAGCGAGCGCTGGATGCAATCTCCACAGGATGTTTCCGTGGAGCAGTTCGCTCGCAACCTTTTCGATGAGCTTTGGGCCACCCTTGCGGATCTCGGCAAACAAGTGCAGCGGCGTGCATGA
- a CDS encoding BA14K family protein, translated as MKRFLTTVTVTALSALLAVTSFDPVAAAPIQPLIQPAIQQTGDQPAGLTEVQYRHHNRHYRGRHRPHYRPHYRPDHRPGYWHGHRGYRYYRPGYRRHDGWWYPMAAFTAGAIIGGAVAHPPRGSAHVRWCASRYKTYRVSDNTYQPTNGPRRQCVSP; from the coding sequence GTGAAACGATTTCTGACAACCGTAACAGTGACTGCCCTGAGTGCCTTGCTTGCGGTTACGTCTTTCGACCCGGTGGCCGCTGCACCGATCCAGCCGCTGATCCAGCCGGCAATCCAGCAGACGGGTGATCAGCCCGCTGGCCTGACTGAAGTTCAATATCGCCACCACAACAGGCACTATCGCGGGCGGCATCGCCCTCATTATCGTCCGCACTACCGTCCGGATCATCGCCCGGGTTATTGGCATGGCCATCGCGGCTATCGCTATTACCGTCCAGGCTACCGGCGGCATGATGGCTGGTGGTATCCGATGGCCGCCTTCACCGCCGGCGCAATCATCGGCGGCGCGGTTGCCCATCCACCGCGCGGCAGTGCGCATGTTCGCTGGTGTGCAAGCCGCTACAAGACTTATCGTGTGTCGGACAATACCTATCAGCCGACCAACGGTCCGCGCCGTCAGTGCGTCAGCCCGTAA
- a CDS encoding ROK family transcriptional regulator → MSLVHDPEDTPTTPAILDPSGGANQLGVRAHNERLVLSLVRRHGALSKADIARRSGLSAQTVSVIMRELEKDGLLSRDAPVRGRVGQPSIPMRLNPDAVLSFGIKIGRRSADLVLMDFVGGIRMQLHQIYPYPLPQDIITFVAAGIKELEGRLSEEQRRKIAGMGVAAPFELWNWAEQVGAPPGAMDAWRGFDLRAEIASRVSYQVFLQNDATSACGAELVFGIGPHYPDFVYFFIGSFLGGGIVLNSSVFVGRTGTAGALGPLPVRGRNGENRQLLEIASIFVLENLLRDHGFDPRPLWYSADNWIDFGEPLEIWIQDTAKALAQAIVASASVLDFSAAVIDGGFPGWVRERVVRATIKAAAELDLQGVVMPEIIEGAVGPQARAIGGASLPIFARYLIDQNVLFKEIEHAEGH, encoded by the coding sequence ATGTCTCTCGTGCACGACCCGGAGGACACACCGACAACACCCGCTATTCTCGACCCTTCCGGGGGCGCGAACCAGCTTGGCGTGCGCGCCCATAACGAACGGCTCGTGCTGTCGCTCGTGCGCCGTCACGGCGCGCTCTCGAAGGCCGATATCGCGCGGCGGAGCGGGCTTTCGGCGCAGACGGTGTCCGTCATCATGCGGGAGCTGGAAAAGGACGGGCTGCTATCCCGCGATGCACCGGTTCGCGGGCGCGTCGGCCAGCCTTCCATTCCGATGCGGCTCAATCCGGACGCCGTACTCTCCTTTGGCATCAAGATCGGCCGGCGCAGCGCCGATCTCGTGCTGATGGATTTCGTCGGCGGCATCCGGATGCAACTCCATCAGATCTACCCCTATCCGCTGCCGCAGGACATCATCACCTTCGTCGCGGCCGGTATTAAGGAACTGGAAGGGCGCCTCAGCGAAGAGCAGCGCCGCAAGATCGCGGGAATGGGCGTTGCCGCACCGTTCGAGCTCTGGAATTGGGCCGAGCAGGTCGGCGCGCCGCCAGGAGCGATGGATGCCTGGCGAGGCTTCGATCTACGAGCCGAAATCGCCTCGCGTGTGTCTTACCAGGTCTTTCTGCAAAACGACGCTACCAGCGCCTGCGGTGCCGAACTGGTCTTCGGGATCGGCCCGCATTATCCGGATTTCGTCTATTTCTTCATAGGCTCGTTCCTCGGCGGCGGCATCGTCCTCAATTCGTCCGTCTTCGTTGGCCGGACCGGGACGGCCGGCGCGCTCGGCCCCCTGCCCGTGCGCGGCCGCAACGGCGAGAACCGTCAGCTTCTCGAGATCGCTTCGATCTTCGTGTTGGAAAACCTATTGCGGGATCACGGTTTCGATCCACGCCCTCTTTGGTATTCGGCGGATAATTGGATCGATTTCGGCGAACCGCTGGAAATCTGGATCCAGGATACGGCCAAGGCTCTCGCACAGGCGATCGTCGCCTCCGCCTCTGTTCTTGATTTCAGCGCTGCCGTCATCGATGGCGGCTTCCCCGGCTGGGTGCGGGAACGCGTGGTGCGCGCAACCATCAAGGCAGCGGCGGAACTGGATCTTCAGGGTGTCGTCATGCCCGAGATCATCGAGGGTGCTGTCGGGCCGCAAGCCCGCGCCATTGGCGGCGCCAGCCTGCCGATCTTCGCGCGCTACCTCATCGACCAAAACGTTCTTTTCAAGGAGATTGAGCATGCTGAAGGGCATTGA
- a CDS encoding RbsD/FucU family protein, protein MLKGIDPLLSPELLATLRAMGHGDEIALVDGNYPGLEHGRRLIRLDGHGVIPVLDAVLSVLPIDDFVPQAIFRATVKQDRDAVDPVHAEMIECCSRHVPDIKVVPLLPAEFYERVQRAHALIQTSEPRLYGNIILRKGVIYPKA, encoded by the coding sequence ATGCTGAAGGGCATTGACCCGCTGTTGAGCCCGGAACTTCTGGCGACGCTACGCGCCATGGGCCACGGCGACGAGATCGCCCTCGTAGACGGCAATTATCCCGGTCTCGAACATGGCCGCCGTCTCATCCGCCTCGACGGTCACGGCGTCATTCCCGTGCTCGATGCGGTGCTGAGCGTGCTGCCGATCGACGATTTCGTGCCGCAGGCGATATTCCGGGCGACCGTCAAGCAGGACCGCGATGCCGTCGACCCCGTCCATGCGGAGATGATCGAGTGCTGCTCCCGGCATGTGCCCGACATCAAGGTCGTGCCACTGCTGCCGGCGGAATTCTATGAACGGGTGCAGCGTGCGCATGCGCTGATACAGACCAGCGAGCCGCGGCTCTATGGGAATATCATTCTGCGCAAGGGTGTGATTTATCCGAAAGCATAA
- a CDS encoding ATP-binding cassette domain-containing protein — MDQKGIGMTTTVEPILTARGLVKRYGRVTALDNADFDLYPGEILAVIGDNGAGKSSLIKAISGAVTPDEGEIKLEGKPVHFRSPMEAREAGIETVYQNLALSPALSIADNMFLGREVRRPGILGSVFRMLDRPAMEKRARDKLTELGLMTIQNINQAVETLSGGQRQGVAVARAAAFGSKVVIMDEPTAALGVKESRKVLELILDVRARGLPIVLISHNMPHVFEVADRIHIHRLGRRLTVINPKDYSMSDAVAFMTGAKAPPVENVAA; from the coding sequence ATGGATCAGAAAGGTATCGGCATGACCACGACCGTCGAACCCATCCTCACTGCCCGCGGTCTCGTCAAGCGCTACGGACGCGTGACCGCGCTCGACAATGCCGATTTCGATCTCTATCCCGGCGAAATCCTCGCCGTGATCGGCGACAACGGCGCTGGGAAGTCTTCGCTGATCAAGGCGATTTCCGGTGCGGTCACTCCCGACGAGGGCGAGATCAAGCTGGAAGGAAAGCCCGTCCACTTCCGCTCGCCGATGGAGGCGCGCGAGGCCGGCATCGAAACGGTCTATCAGAACCTGGCCCTGTCGCCGGCGCTCTCGATCGCCGATAACATGTTCCTCGGCCGCGAAGTGCGCAGGCCCGGCATTCTCGGATCCGTTTTCCGCATGCTCGACCGGCCGGCCATGGAAAAGCGCGCCCGCGACAAGCTGACCGAACTCGGCCTGATGACGATCCAGAACATCAATCAGGCGGTGGAAACGCTTTCCGGCGGCCAGCGCCAGGGTGTCGCCGTCGCCCGTGCCGCCGCCTTCGGTTCCAAGGTCGTCATCATGGACGAACCGACGGCCGCACTCGGTGTCAAGGAAAGCCGCAAGGTTCTCGAACTCATCCTCGATGTGCGTGCGCGCGGCTTGCCGATAGTCCTGATCTCGCACAATATGCCGCATGTCTTCGAGGTTGCGGATCGTATTCACATCCATCGCCTTGGACGACGCCTGACCGTCATCAATCCCAAGGATTATTCGATGTCCGATGCTGTTGCTTTCATGACCGGCGCCAAGGCTCCGCCGGTTGAGAATGTTGCTGCATGA
- a CDS encoding oxidoreductase, translating into MPDWTVKDIPPQTGRIAVITGANSGIGYEAAKALAGAGAKVVIASRNEARANEALARIRAATPGADVTFEALDLASLDSVARTATRIADRLPHIDLLINNAGVMAIPDRHETEDGFEMQMGANYIGHFAWTMRLLPKVSATENPRVVTVSSLAHRSGRINFDDLQWRKRYRPWPAYCQSKLATLLFSLELDRIARAEGWKLKSIAAHPGYAVTGLQTTGPRMGRDRPGSLELLTKLLGPFTSQSAAAGALPTLFAATAPSAEGGTMYGPNGFYELKGPPVRAKIAAHARDQAVWRRLWDVSEQLTG; encoded by the coding sequence ATGCCAGACTGGACAGTGAAAGATATTCCGCCACAGACGGGCCGTATTGCAGTCATCACCGGCGCCAACAGCGGTATCGGCTACGAGGCAGCGAAGGCTCTGGCAGGGGCCGGCGCCAAGGTCGTCATCGCATCGCGCAACGAGGCCAGGGCCAATGAGGCACTCGCCAGGATCCGTGCAGCAACACCGGGCGCAGACGTGACATTCGAAGCGCTCGATCTTGCCAGCCTCGATTCCGTCGCGCGCACGGCAACCCGCATCGCCGATAGGCTGCCGCATATCGACCTGCTCATCAACAATGCCGGCGTCATGGCCATCCCGGACCGGCACGAGACCGAAGATGGTTTCGAGATGCAGATGGGCGCCAATTATATCGGCCATTTCGCCTGGACGATGCGGCTGCTGCCAAAGGTTTCTGCGACCGAAAATCCGCGAGTGGTCACGGTAAGCAGCCTGGCGCATCGCAGCGGCCGGATCAATTTCGACGACCTGCAGTGGCGCAAGCGCTATCGTCCCTGGCCCGCCTATTGCCAATCGAAGCTGGCAACGCTGCTCTTCAGCCTGGAACTCGATCGCATCGCACGCGCCGAAGGCTGGAAGCTTAAAAGCATTGCCGCCCATCCCGGCTATGCCGTCACCGGCCTGCAAACCACCGGTCCCCGCATGGGCCGCGACAGGCCGGGCAGTCTTGAACTCCTGACAAAACTGCTGGGACCGTTTACATCGCAATCGGCAGCGGCTGGCGCCTTGCCGACGCTTTTTGCCGCCACAGCACCGTCCGCGGAAGGCGGCACCATGTATGGCCCGAACGGTTTCTATGAGCTCAAAGGTCCGCCGGTGCGTGCCAAGATTGCCGCTCATGCCCGTGATCAGGCGGTCTGGCGGCGGCTGTGGGACGTCTCCGAACAGTTGACCGGTTGA
- a CDS encoding 4-hydroxyproline epimerase — protein MRWKRTIQLLDVHCEGEIGKVAIGGVPKIPGNSIAEQLHWLNTDPKGQELRRFLVLEPRGAPIGSVNLLLPAKHPEADAGFIILQPDQAHASSGSNSICVTTALLESGIVEMKEPETVVTLDTAAGLVRATATCRDGRCEKVRLTMVPSFVHELDVELETPQWGRIKLDLCYGGIFYALVDVGQIGLKIEKANAAALVQAGMILKDAINRAMTVVHPEIPAISGVAYVMFRDIDSDGAIRTCTTMWPGRADRSPCGTGNSANLATLHARGKAKVGDVFKSRSIIGSEFEVGLLAETEVAGKPAIIPTITGRGFTFGLSQVALDPFDPMAEGFAMTDVWGPSAGDI, from the coding sequence ATGAGATGGAAGCGCACGATCCAGCTGCTGGATGTCCACTGCGAAGGTGAAATCGGCAAGGTTGCCATTGGCGGCGTCCCGAAGATCCCCGGCAACAGCATTGCCGAGCAGTTGCATTGGCTGAACACGGATCCGAAAGGCCAGGAGCTGCGCCGGTTCCTCGTACTGGAGCCACGCGGCGCGCCGATCGGCTCCGTCAATCTGCTGCTGCCGGCCAAGCATCCCGAGGCCGATGCGGGCTTCATCATCCTGCAGCCCGACCAGGCGCATGCAAGCTCCGGCTCGAACTCCATCTGCGTGACCACGGCGCTGCTGGAATCCGGCATCGTCGAGATGAAGGAGCCGGAAACTGTCGTCACGCTCGATACGGCCGCGGGCCTCGTCCGTGCGACTGCGACCTGCCGCGACGGCCGTTGCGAGAAGGTGCGCCTGACCATGGTGCCTTCCTTCGTGCACGAACTGGATGTCGAGCTTGAGACGCCGCAATGGGGCAGGATCAAGCTCGATCTCTGCTATGGCGGCATCTTCTATGCACTCGTCGATGTCGGTCAGATCGGCTTGAAGATCGAAAAGGCCAATGCAGCCGCCCTCGTGCAGGCCGGCATGATCCTCAAGGATGCGATCAACCGGGCGATGACCGTGGTTCATCCGGAAATTCCGGCGATCTCGGGCGTTGCCTATGTCATGTTCCGTGATATCGATTCCGATGGCGCCATCCGTACCTGCACGACCATGTGGCCCGGCCGTGCCGACCGCTCGCCCTGCGGCACTGGCAATTCCGCCAATCTGGCGACGCTGCATGCTCGCGGCAAGGCCAAGGTCGGCGATGTCTTCAAGTCCCGCTCGATCATCGGTTCAGAGTTCGAGGTCGGCCTGCTGGCGGAGACCGAAGTGGCTGGCAAGCCGGCGATTATCCCGACCATCACCGGCCGCGGCTTCACATTCGGCTTGAGCCAGGTGGCACTCGATCCGTTCGACCCGATGGCGGAAGGTTTTGCCATGACGGATGTCTGGGGGCCTTCGGCGGGCGATATTTGA
- a CDS encoding ABC transporter permease: MSGAQEFERVLDGSDKNVASFEHNDVSLLKRVQHFLHSTPAAVPLIVLVLAIVIFGITIGGKFFSAYTLTLILQQIAIVGILGAAQTLVILTAGIDLSIGVIMVISSVVMGNVAVTYGLPTPVAIVAGMVVGGICGLLNGFLVANMKLPPFIVTLGTWNIVMATNFIYSANETIRDTDVDEKAPLLHLFAASFRVGGAVLTLGVIAMVLLVIGLWYVLNHTAWGRHVYAVGDDPEAAKLAGIQTKKVLLAVYGVSGLIAALAAWVSIGRNGSVSPSSAVTDFNLQAITATVIGGISLFGGRGSILGTLFGAMIVGVVSMGLNMLGADPQWKVLLTGVLIIGAVAIDQWIRKVSA; the protein is encoded by the coding sequence ATGTCCGGAGCACAGGAATTCGAACGTGTTCTCGACGGCAGCGACAAGAATGTCGCTTCGTTCGAGCACAACGATGTCTCTCTATTGAAGCGCGTGCAGCACTTTCTGCATTCGACGCCGGCGGCGGTGCCGCTGATCGTCCTGGTGCTGGCGATCGTGATCTTCGGCATCACGATCGGCGGGAAGTTCTTTTCCGCCTATACGCTGACGCTCATCCTGCAACAGATCGCCATCGTCGGTATTCTCGGCGCGGCCCAGACGCTGGTCATCCTGACCGCCGGCATCGATCTCTCGATCGGCGTCATCATGGTCATCTCCTCGGTCGTCATGGGCAATGTCGCCGTGACATACGGCTTGCCGACACCGGTCGCTATCGTCGCCGGCATGGTGGTGGGCGGGATCTGCGGGCTGCTCAACGGTTTCCTGGTTGCCAATATGAAGCTGCCGCCGTTCATCGTGACGCTCGGCACATGGAATATCGTCATGGCGACGAACTTCATCTATTCGGCCAATGAAACCATCCGCGATACCGATGTCGATGAAAAGGCGCCGCTGCTGCATCTGTTCGCTGCGAGCTTCCGCGTCGGCGGTGCCGTGCTGACCCTCGGCGTCATCGCCATGGTGCTTCTGGTCATCGGCCTTTGGTATGTCCTTAATCACACGGCCTGGGGCCGCCACGTCTATGCCGTCGGCGACGACCCGGAAGCGGCGAAGCTCGCCGGTATCCAGACCAAGAAGGTTCTTCTCGCGGTCTATGGCGTTTCGGGACTGATCGCGGCGCTTGCCGCCTGGGTCTCCATCGGCCGCAATGGCTCGGTCTCCCCGTCTTCCGCCGTGACCGATTTCAATCTTCAGGCAATCACCGCAACCGTGATTGGCGGCATCTCGCTCTTCGGCGGCCGCGGCTCGATCCTTGGCACGCTCTTCGGCGCCATGATCGTCGGTGTCGTCTCCATGGGCCTCAACATGCTCGGCGCCGACCCGCAGTGGAAAGTGCTTCTGACCGGCGTGCTCATCATCGGCGCCGTCGCGATCGATCAATGGATCAGAAAGGTATCGGCATGA
- a CDS encoding sugar ABC transporter substrate-binding protein has product MKKSVISAAVAALALGVAFAAPAKAAGVSACLITKTDTNPFFVKMKEGATAKAKELGVTLKSYAGKIDGDSESQVAAIESCIADGAKGILITASDTKGIVPSVKKARDAGLLVIALDTPLEPADSADATFATDNLLAGKLVGQWAKETLGDKAKDAKIGFLDLTPSQPSVDVLRDQGFMIGFGIDPKDPNKIGDETDPRIVGHDVTNGNEEGGRKAMENLLQKDSSINVIHTINEPAATGAYQALKAVGLEKQVLIVSIDGGCPGVKSVKDGVIGATAQQYPLMMAALGVEAIKKFADSGEKPKPTEGKSFFDTGVSLVTDKPVSGLKSIDTKEGLNKCWG; this is encoded by the coding sequence ATGAAGAAATCCGTTATTTCCGCAGCCGTTGCAGCCCTGGCGCTTGGCGTTGCATTTGCCGCACCTGCAAAGGCTGCCGGCGTATCCGCTTGCCTCATCACCAAAACCGATACCAATCCCTTCTTCGTCAAGATGAAGGAAGGCGCGACCGCCAAGGCCAAGGAACTCGGCGTCACGCTGAAGTCCTATGCCGGTAAGATCGATGGCGACAGCGAAAGCCAAGTTGCCGCGATCGAAAGCTGCATCGCTGATGGCGCCAAGGGCATCCTGATCACTGCATCCGACACCAAGGGCATCGTTCCCTCAGTCAAGAAGGCACGCGATGCCGGCCTGCTTGTTATCGCGCTCGACACGCCACTTGAGCCGGCTGATTCCGCCGATGCCACCTTCGCAACCGATAACCTGCTCGCCGGCAAGCTCGTTGGCCAGTGGGCCAAGGAAACTCTGGGCGACAAGGCCAAGGATGCCAAGATCGGTTTCCTCGACCTGACGCCGTCGCAGCCATCAGTCGACGTTCTGCGCGACCAGGGCTTCATGATCGGCTTCGGCATCGACCCGAAGGATCCGAACAAGATCGGCGACGAAACCGATCCGCGCATCGTCGGCCATGACGTCACCAACGGCAATGAAGAGGGCGGCCGCAAGGCCATGGAAAACCTTCTGCAGAAGGATTCCAGCATCAACGTCATCCACACGATCAATGAACCGGCCGCAACCGGTGCCTATCAGGCCCTGAAGGCCGTCGGCCTCGAAAAGCAAGTGCTGATCGTATCGATCGACGGCGGCTGCCCCGGCGTCAAGTCGGTCAAGGATGGCGTCATCGGCGCAACCGCTCAGCAGTATCCGCTGATGATGGCGGCCCTCGGTGTCGAGGCGATCAAGAAGTTCGCCGATAGCGGTGAAAAGCCGAAGCCGACGGAAGGCAAGAGCTTCTTCGACACCGGTGTTTCCCTGGTGACGGACAAGCCGGTCTCGGGCCTGAAGTCCATCGACACCAAGGAAGGCTTGAACAAGTGCTGGGGCTAA
- a CDS encoding class I SAM-dependent methyltransferase, producing the protein MTTKTSCADFVQFFRSWVSNPMRVAAVAPSGERLARLMTQEIEPFDGPILELGPGTGVFTRALLARGIPESALTLVEFGEEFAVRLRLRFPEARVVHMDAAKLGQCDLFDDTPFGAVISGLPLLSMPPSKVTAIVGGAFETMKPGGAFYQFTYGPRCPVQKPILESLGLTAKRIGGTVRNIPPAGVYRISRQNPLELSIIGSKYRSTGENAGISA; encoded by the coding sequence ATGACGACCAAGACCTCATGCGCTGATTTCGTGCAGTTCTTCCGCTCCTGGGTGAGCAATCCCATGCGCGTTGCCGCGGTGGCGCCCTCCGGTGAGAGGCTGGCAAGGCTGATGACCCAGGAGATCGAGCCGTTCGATGGTCCGATCCTCGAGCTCGGTCCGGGCACCGGCGTATTCACCCGAGCGCTGCTTGCGCGTGGTATCCCCGAAAGCGCGTTGACGCTCGTCGAGTTCGGCGAGGAGTTCGCCGTCCGCTTGCGCTTGCGCTTCCCCGAAGCGCGGGTGGTGCATATGGATGCGGCCAAGCTCGGTCAATGCGATCTCTTCGATGATACGCCTTTCGGTGCCGTGATCAGCGGCCTGCCATTGCTGTCCATGCCGCCTTCCAAGGTGACGGCCATCGTCGGCGGTGCCTTCGAAACGATGAAGCCGGGAGGCGCTTTCTATCAGTTCACCTACGGTCCGCGCTGTCCGGTGCAGAAACCGATCCTTGAAAGCCTCGGGCTCACCGCCAAGCGCATCGGTGGGACGGTGCGCAACATTCCGCCGGCCGGCGTCTACAGGATATCGCGGCAAAATCCTCTGGAGCTCTCGATCATCGGCTCCAAATATCGTAGCACCGGGGAGAACGCCGGAATCAGCGCCTAG
- a CDS encoding alpha/beta hydrolase: MMQRMAGSDRWGKLFFRTIAVVATLSLAACGRPIGVMQPISEHVPGTSKVDLLVATTRLPDRDPAILFSGERGPGLKVDAVSVSIPPEANRKVGQVQWPSRLPGDPLKNFVTTAVKPLATEADGRAWVHAELPKNKRVLIFVHGFNNRYEDAVYRFAQIVHDSHADVAPIVFTWPSRASIFDYAYDKESTNYSRDSLEELLRRVAADPAVGDITVMAHSMGSWLAVESLRQMAIRNGRVAPKIKNVILASPDLDVDVFGRQFAALGKDKPHFTLFVSRDDRALSLSRRISGNIDRLGQIDPTTEPYRSELEKQGITVLDLTKLKTGDGLNHGKFAESPEVVKLIGARLIAGQTITDSDVGIGDAVGAVAMGAAQTVGSVAGAAVSAPIAIFDPRTRANYGEQWRRVGASANNTVGSLGDSVEATGNNVGDALKQ, from the coding sequence ATGATGCAGCGTATGGCGGGTTCGGACCGATGGGGAAAGCTGTTTTTCCGAACTATAGCTGTCGTTGCGACATTGTCGTTGGCCGCATGCGGCCGCCCCATCGGGGTTATGCAGCCCATCAGTGAACATGTGCCTGGCACATCCAAGGTCGACCTGCTCGTTGCCACGACGCGCCTGCCGGACAGGGATCCGGCCATCTTGTTTTCGGGCGAGCGCGGTCCCGGGCTCAAGGTGGATGCCGTCAGCGTCTCCATTCCGCCGGAGGCCAATCGCAAGGTTGGTCAGGTGCAGTGGCCGAGCCGTCTGCCAGGCGATCCGTTGAAGAATTTCGTCACGACGGCCGTCAAGCCTTTGGCGACGGAGGCGGACGGGCGTGCCTGGGTGCATGCGGAACTGCCGAAAAACAAGCGGGTGCTGATCTTCGTACATGGCTTCAACAACCGCTATGAGGATGCCGTCTACCGCTTCGCGCAGATCGTTCACGATTCGCATGCCGATGTCGCGCCGATCGTGTTCACCTGGCCGTCGCGCGCCAGCATTTTCGACTATGCCTACGACAAGGAAAGCACCAACTATTCCCGCGACTCGCTGGAAGAGCTGCTGCGCCGGGTTGCCGCCGATCCTGCCGTCGGCGATATCACCGTCATGGCGCATTCGATGGGCAGCTGGCTCGCGGTCGAATCGCTGCGGCAGATGGCGATCCGCAACGGCCGCGTCGCGCCGAAGATCAAGAACGTCATTCTCGCTTCGCCCGATCTAGACGTCGATGTCTTCGGAAGGCAGTTCGCGGCACTCGGCAAGGACAAACCGCATTTCACGCTGTTCGTCTCGCGGGATGACCGTGCTCTTTCGCTGTCGCGGCGCATTTCCGGCAATATCGACCGGCTCGGTCAGATCGATCCCACCACCGAGCCCTATCGCAGCGAGCTGGAAAAACAGGGGATTACCGTGCTCGATCTCACTAAGCTCAAGACCGGCGATGGTCTCAATCACGGAAAGTTCGCCGAAAGCCCGGAAGTGGTGAAACTGATCGGTGCGCGGTTGATTGCCGGCCAGACGATCACGGACTCCGATGTCGGTATCGGCGATGCCGTAGGCGCGGTCGCCATGGGTGCCGCCCAGACTGTCGGCAGTGTCGCGGGCGCTGCCGTCAGCGCTCCGATTGCCATTTTCGATCCTCGCACCCGCGCGAATTACGGCGAGCAATGGCGCCGCGTCGGCGCATCGGCGAACAATACCGTCGGCTCGCTGGGCGATAGCGTCGAAGCGACCGGCAACAATGTCGGCGATGCATTGAAGCAATAG
- a CDS encoding aldo/keto reductase encodes MSEFDAAKSGQFKIGGDLPVHRLGFGAMRITGAGIWGEPEDHDEAVRTLRRLPELGINFIDTADSYGPDVSERLIKEALHPYGQGLVVATKGGLTRTGPNVWVPVGRPEYLIQQAHKSLRNLGVDRIDLWQLHRIDSKVPAAEQFDAVKSLLDDGIIRHAGLSEVTVADIEAASKHFKVVTVQNRYNLVDRTSEDVLDYCEKHGIGFIPWFPLAAGDLAKEGSLLDTIAKKHNAAPSQIALAWVLKRSPVMLPIPGTGKVKHLEENTAAVNIVLSDEEFAALDAEGKKAFKAA; translated from the coding sequence ATCTCAGAATTCGACGCAGCCAAATCCGGTCAATTCAAGATCGGCGGTGACCTTCCTGTTCATCGTCTCGGTTTCGGCGCCATGCGCATTACCGGCGCCGGTATCTGGGGTGAGCCAGAGGACCATGACGAAGCCGTCCGTACGCTGAGGCGCCTGCCGGAGCTCGGCATCAATTTCATCGATACGGCCGATTCCTATGGCCCGGATGTTTCCGAACGTCTGATCAAGGAGGCTCTCCATCCCTACGGTCAGGGTCTCGTCGTTGCGACCAAAGGCGGTCTTACCCGAACCGGCCCGAATGTCTGGGTGCCCGTGGGCCGCCCCGAATATCTGATTCAGCAGGCGCACAAAAGCCTGCGCAATCTCGGCGTCGATCGCATCGATCTCTGGCAACTGCATCGCATCGATTCCAAGGTGCCGGCGGCGGAGCAGTTCGATGCCGTGAAGTCGCTGCTAGATGACGGCATCATCCGCCACGCGGGCTTGAGCGAAGTGACTGTTGCCGACATCGAAGCCGCATCGAAGCATTTCAAGGTCGTCACGGTGCAGAACCGCTACAACTTGGTCGATCGCACCAGCGAAGACGTGCTCGACTATTGCGAAAAGCACGGCATCGGCTTCATCCCGTGGTTCCCGCTGGCCGCCGGCGATCTCGCCAAGGAAGGCTCTCTGCTCGACACCATCGCGAAGAAGCACAATGCCGCTCCGAGCCAGATCGCGCTTGCATGGGTGCTGAAGCGCAGCCCTGTGATGCTGCCGATTCCCGGAACGGGCAAGGTCAAGCATCTCGAGGAAAATACCGCCGCCGTGAACATCGTCCTCTCCGATGAGGAATTCGCAGCGTTGGATGCCGAAGGCAAGAAGGCCTTCAAGGCGGCGTGA